From a region of the Thermoleophilia bacterium genome:
- the mnmG gene encoding tRNA uridine-5-carboxymethylaminomethyl(34) synthesis enzyme MnmG, whose amino-acid sequence MVSGNVTRAGLGGRAPRGDAYDVVVVGGGHAGCEAALAAARMGCRTAVVTLHLDKVALMPCNPAVGGVGKGQLTREIDALGGEQGRNTDRAFVQIKMLNTSKGPAVRALRAQTDKRLYEDWMKFVLSRTPGLDLVQGEVVALDVSRETICGVMLADGRQLRCRAVVLATGTFLRGKVVVGNCSYPAGRVGELPAQRLSDNLRALGLVLERFQSATPPRIDGATINPSRMIPQEGDPLPLGFSHWGTPAPRKQLPCYLTHTTPATHEVVMKHLHLSPIKSGSVSGKGPRYCPSIDRKVINFPDRDHHPVFVEPEGVTTREMYLQGLTTSMPLHVQEMIIHSTPGLEHARIVRPGYAVEYDFLPPQQLTLSLETKAVRGLFCAGQINGTSGYEEAAAQGLIAGINAALYVRGEPPFILRRDQAYIGVLIDDLVTKGVDEPYRMFTSRAEYRLLLRHDNAAERLAPLGHALGLITSEQLEQVERRQQLVREYTELLESVQIRPTAEVEKIMEALGSSALDEPQSAARLLRRPEISFSQLLELIDDPELRERLSVASPEVVEQIEIQARYEGYIRRQLAEIRKQRATETLVIPEDFDYWALEGLTFEAKDKLHRIRPRTLGQASRIPGVSPADISVLLVYLHRTAQATAETSPTGYLSGT is encoded by the coding sequence TTGGTTAGCGGGAATGTGACAAGAGCTGGACTCGGAGGGCGGGCGCCCCGAGGAGACGCCTACGACGTGGTAGTGGTGGGCGGAGGTCACGCTGGGTGTGAGGCGGCTTTGGCTGCGGCGCGGATGGGGTGCCGCACTGCTGTAGTGACGCTCCACTTGGACAAGGTAGCCCTCATGCCGTGCAACCCTGCCGTGGGCGGGGTAGGTAAGGGCCAGTTGACGAGGGAGATCGATGCTCTCGGAGGCGAGCAGGGGCGGAACACAGACCGGGCGTTTGTGCAAATCAAAATGCTGAACACCTCCAAGGGTCCGGCAGTGAGAGCTCTGCGCGCGCAAACCGACAAGCGGCTTTATGAAGACTGGATGAAGTTCGTGCTTAGCCGGACCCCCGGTCTAGATCTGGTACAAGGCGAAGTAGTGGCGCTCGATGTTTCACGTGAAACAATTTGCGGGGTGATGCTGGCGGACGGGCGGCAGCTGCGCTGCAGAGCTGTGGTGCTTGCTACGGGAACGTTTCTCCGGGGCAAGGTGGTCGTGGGCAATTGCAGCTATCCGGCAGGGCGAGTCGGAGAGCTACCTGCACAACGCCTATCGGATAATCTGAGAGCTTTGGGGCTGGTCCTGGAGCGTTTTCAATCCGCTACTCCCCCACGCATAGATGGGGCAACTATCAATCCTAGCCGCATGATTCCTCAAGAAGGGGATCCGTTGCCTCTGGGCTTCTCCCACTGGGGTACTCCTGCCCCCCGCAAGCAACTTCCCTGCTACCTTACCCACACCACGCCTGCTACCCACGAGGTGGTGATGAAACATCTTCATCTCAGTCCTATAAAAAGCGGTAGCGTCAGTGGCAAGGGACCGCGTTATTGCCCGTCGATCGACCGCAAAGTGATCAATTTTCCGGATCGCGACCATCACCCGGTGTTTGTTGAACCGGAGGGAGTAACTACCAGGGAAATGTATCTGCAGGGGCTGACCACTAGCATGCCCCTGCACGTGCAGGAGATGATCATACACTCCACCCCGGGCTTGGAGCACGCGCGCATTGTCCGTCCCGGTTATGCCGTCGAATACGATTTCTTGCCGCCGCAACAACTTACTCTGTCTCTAGAGACGAAAGCAGTGCGCGGTCTGTTTTGTGCTGGGCAAATCAACGGCACGTCCGGGTATGAGGAGGCGGCTGCTCAAGGGCTTATAGCAGGCATAAACGCCGCTCTGTACGTGCGCGGCGAGCCACCTTTCATTCTGCGCCGCGACCAGGCATACATAGGAGTACTCATTGACGACCTGGTCACCAAGGGAGTCGATGAGCCCTACCGAATGTTTACCTCTCGAGCCGAGTACAGGCTTCTCTTGCGACATGACAATGCGGCTGAACGGCTAGCTCCTCTGGGGCATGCCCTTGGTCTGATTACTTCTGAGCAACTTGAGCAGGTAGAGCGACGCCAACAGCTGGTCAGGGAGTACACGGAGCTTCTGGAAAGCGTTCAAATTCGTCCCACCGCCGAGGTGGAAAAGATCATGGAAGCCCTAGGCTCCTCTGCGCTAGATGAACCCCAAAGCGCGGCAAGGCTCTTGCGGCGCCCCGAGATCTCGTTTTCACAGCTGCTCGAGCTTATCGACGACCCAGAACTCAGGGAACGGCTATCTGTCGCTTCTCCTGAAGTAGTGGAGCAGATAGAAATCCAAGCGCGGTACGAGGGGTATATCCGCCGGCAGCTTGCTGAGATCCGAAAACAACGGGCTACGGAAACACTTGTAATCCCGGAAGACTTTGACTATTGGGCCCTGGAGGGCCTCACTTTTGAGGCCAAGGACAAGCTGCACCGCATCCGGCCAAGGACACTGGGGCAGGCATCACGTATCCCCGGAGTTTCGCCGGCCGACATCTCGGTGCTTTTGGTATATCTCCATCGGACTGCTCAGGCAACAGCGGAAACGTCGCCCACAGGGTATCTCTCTGGAACTTAA
- the yidC gene encoding membrane protein insertase YidC, with amino-acid sequence MSGLLQPLSDFFFWILRFLHENLGISWSWSIVLLTVIVRLALVPLTWRQIKSMRMLQALQPQLKALQEKYRHDRQLLNQKLMEFYQQNNISPFSSCLPLLFQLPVFLGLFYMLRDQGQAIFWDPKAWTWLTPPKIGVFASVWHSAPVGWLWISDITKFDLLLMLLYMVSQFFSSWQMARKTGGQQKAFAYIAPVVIGILMYVYKWPAGLFIYWFASNLWTIAQQFVVEKFVPAPVAPAPEPAKAKGTATRAAARPQASGRSGARPSSGQPRGGKGKSSSAGKSGGKTSGQRSGQKGKTTGGKSQRSDGGAGGSESSGGA; translated from the coding sequence ATGTCCGGACTCTTGCAGCCGCTTAGCGATTTCTTCTTTTGGATCCTGCGCTTTCTCCACGAGAATCTGGGGATAAGTTGGTCCTGGTCCATCGTGCTTCTGACAGTGATTGTCCGCCTGGCGCTGGTCCCTCTTACCTGGCGGCAAATAAAGAGCATGCGCATGCTGCAGGCTTTGCAGCCGCAACTGAAAGCCCTCCAAGAGAAGTACCGCCACGATCGGCAGCTTCTAAATCAAAAGCTGATGGAGTTCTATCAGCAGAACAACATCAGCCCGTTTAGCTCCTGTCTGCCTTTGCTATTCCAGCTGCCGGTGTTTCTTGGTCTGTTTTACATGCTTAGAGACCAGGGGCAGGCCATTTTCTGGGATCCGAAGGCATGGACTTGGCTTACACCTCCAAAGATCGGGGTTTTTGCCTCCGTGTGGCACTCGGCTCCAGTGGGCTGGCTCTGGATTTCGGACATCACCAAGTTTGACCTTCTGCTCATGCTCCTGTACATGGTTAGCCAGTTCTTCTCTTCCTGGCAGATGGCTCGCAAGACCGGAGGACAGCAGAAGGCCTTCGCCTACATCGCGCCTGTGGTGATCGGCATTCTCATGTATGTTTACAAGTGGCCCGCAGGTTTGTTTATTTATTGGTTTGCTTCGAACTTGTGGACCATCGCGCAGCAGTTTGTCGTGGAGAAATTTGTGCCAGCTCCTGTCGCCCCGGCACCTGAGCCAGCGAAGGCAAAGGGGACCGCCACGCGGGCGGCTGCAAGGCCCCAGGCCAGCGGGCGATCGGGAGCGCGGCCTAGTTCTGGACAGCCCCGGGGAGGCAAGGGAAAATCCTCCTCGGCTGGAAAGAGTGGAGGCAAGACAAGTGGCCAGAGGAGCGGACAGAAGGGAAAGACCACGGGTGGCAAGAGCCAGCGGTCGGACGGTGGAGCTGGCGGTTCAGAGAGCTCTGGCGGAGCTTGA
- the yidD gene encoding membrane protein insertion efficiency factor YidD, translating to MKSWRNLIVTALIWCVRGYQIFVSPFLPRVCKYYPSCSQYAIDAIRQFGPARGVVLAAWRLLRCNPLSMGGYDPVEQQKVFGRRGRAAATDTGSGAPAPGRAV from the coding sequence GTGAAAAGCTGGCGCAATCTCATAGTGACCGCGTTGATCTGGTGTGTCCGGGGCTACCAGATCTTTGTCTCGCCGTTTCTACCGCGGGTGTGCAAGTACTATCCGTCGTGCTCCCAGTACGCCATTGACGCGATACGACAGTTTGGGCCCGCACGGGGAGTGGTGCTAGCTGCCTGGCGGCTGTTGCGGTGCAACCCGCTCAGCATGGGTGGATATGACCCGGTGGAACAGCAGAAGGTGTTTGGGAGGCGCGGGCGCGCCGCTGCTACGGATACGGGCAGCGGCGCGCCCGCGCCAGGTCGGGCAGTGTAG
- the rnpA gene encoding ribonuclease P protein component codes for MARARGRLSRSEDFARVYRSGRSVANRYLVLYYFDRSTADLAGATSGPRAGFSVSKRLGSAVVRNRIKRLLREAYRAQASAVTSAVDLVFIAREPIAELIQTGGLEAVQEKMNEVLRKASLVLPKGEQQKTS; via the coding sequence GTGGCACGGGCTCGGGGCCGACTCTCGCGATCTGAGGATTTCGCCCGGGTCTACCGCAGCGGGCGGTCAGTTGCCAACCGGTATCTGGTCCTATACTATTTCGACCGTTCAACGGCAGACCTCGCAGGGGCGACCAGCGGGCCCCGGGCGGGTTTTTCTGTGTCTAAGCGCCTGGGCTCGGCTGTTGTTCGAAACCGGATCAAACGGCTGCTCCGTGAGGCCTATCGTGCGCAGGCAAGCGCGGTGACAAGCGCTGTGGATTTGGTGTTTATCGCCCGGGAGCCTATTGCAGAGCTGATTCAGACCGGAGGACTGGAAGCCGTGCAGGAGAAAATGAATGAGGTTTTGCGGAAGGCCTCCCTGGTCCTCCCCAAAGGTGAGCAGCAGAAGACTTCGTGA
- the mnmE gene encoding tRNA uridine-5-carboxymethylaminomethyl(34) synthesis GTPase MnmE, translated as MSATSDTIAAISTALGPGAIGIVRMSGPQAIAIAEKVFRPATRRTLGPADTFCLVYGHVIDPCAGEVVDEVLLAVMRAPRSYTREDVVEFHCHGGVAAQRSVLRVVLAQGARLAQPGEFTKRAFLNGRIDLAQAESVAAIVGARSSAALRAALRQLEGGLSGRVREIRARLIGVLARIEATLDFSDEDVEDVDWAQTASELEAASGKLHELLKTAFLGRALEQGVRTAIVGRPNVGKSSLLNALLARERAIVSDIPGTTRDTVEEGMEIGGIPIQLVDTAGIRKSNDLVEQLGVARSLKAIDHADLVLAVVDLSAPWSEDDREVLAATDPCRTIVVGNKRDLLSARKDEELVETLKRQAEAVRHGGWRVCVVSALTGAGLDRLRAMVEETVLGVEGISLEEPVLAAERHRVLVAEAQEAVEAALSGVRQGRPEELICEDVRAAAGALGQITGEDLTADLIDEIFSRFCLGK; from the coding sequence TTGAGCGCAACAAGCGATACCATCGCGGCAATCTCCACAGCGCTTGGCCCAGGGGCTATCGGGATTGTGCGCATGAGCGGTCCGCAGGCCATTGCGATAGCGGAGAAAGTCTTTCGCCCAGCGACCAGGCGCACCCTCGGACCTGCTGATACTTTTTGCCTTGTTTACGGCCATGTAATCGACCCCTGTGCGGGCGAGGTGGTTGACGAAGTCCTGCTTGCAGTGATGCGGGCGCCTCGGTCATACACCCGTGAGGATGTGGTGGAATTTCACTGCCACGGCGGGGTGGCCGCGCAACGCTCAGTGCTGCGAGTGGTGTTAGCGCAGGGGGCGCGGCTTGCACAACCTGGAGAGTTCACCAAGAGGGCTTTTCTAAACGGCCGCATTGACCTTGCTCAGGCAGAGAGCGTGGCAGCCATTGTCGGGGCTCGTAGTTCGGCCGCGTTGCGCGCAGCGCTCCGCCAGTTGGAGGGCGGGCTGTCAGGTCGCGTGAGAGAAATACGCGCTCGCCTGATAGGGGTGCTAGCTCGCATAGAGGCGACCCTGGACTTTTCGGACGAGGATGTGGAGGACGTGGACTGGGCCCAGACAGCGTCTGAACTCGAGGCTGCCTCGGGGAAGCTGCATGAATTGCTAAAGACGGCCTTCCTGGGTCGCGCTCTTGAGCAAGGAGTCCGCACGGCCATTGTGGGGCGGCCCAACGTCGGCAAGAGCTCTCTTCTTAACGCTCTGTTGGCTCGTGAGAGGGCGATAGTCTCGGACATACCCGGCACCACCCGCGACACAGTGGAAGAGGGAATGGAAATCGGTGGGATCCCGATCCAGCTAGTGGATACCGCGGGCATCCGCAAGAGCAATGATCTGGTGGAGCAGCTGGGCGTGGCAAGATCGCTGAAGGCGATTGACCACGCGGATCTCGTGCTGGCGGTTGTTGACCTCTCAGCCCCGTGGAGCGAAGACGACCGTGAGGTCCTGGCTGCAACAGACCCTTGCCGCACAATCGTGGTGGGGAACAAACGGGATCTGCTATCCGCGAGAAAAGACGAGGAGCTGGTGGAAACGCTCAAGCGGCAGGCAGAGGCGGTTCGTCATGGTGGGTGGCGCGTGTGTGTAGTCTCGGCTCTTACCGGAGCGGGTCTAGATCGGCTGCGAGCTATGGTGGAGGAGACGGTATTGGGGGTGGAGGGCATAAGCTTGGAGGAACCGGTTCTGGCGGCGGAGCGGCATCGGGTACTGGTGGCCGAGGCGCAGGAGGCAGTAGAAGCTGCGTTGTCAGGGGTGCGGCAGGGCAGGCCTGAGGAGCTGATATGCGAGGATGTGCGCGCGGCGGCTGGTGCACTAGGTCAAATCACCGGCGAAGATTTGACTGCAGACTTGATCGATGAAATCTTCAGTCGCTTCTGTCTGGGGAAGTGA
- the dnaA gene encoding chromosomal replication initiator protein DnaA: MNNDPVWQEALQVIAQEVNERAFRMWFQSAVGLGISDGSYCVGVGSEFARDWIEGRFRSLIEDAIAEVLGETVPVKIVVVPALSHNGNGHAPAGAAHSPVETHTATYREYGAGTPLGGAAGVRDGAADFSIPTTPSSSPGAQPMAGHTGLPGQSPTGLSRKYTFDTFVVGPSNRFAHAAALAAAESPGTQYNPLFIYGGVGLGKTHLLQAIGNYVVDNHPGLKVRYLTLETFTNDFINSLRDDTIEGFKARYRTVDVLLLDDIQFLHKKEQTQEEFFHTFNALYDAQKQIVITSDRHPKALDTVEDRLVSRFEWGLITDIQPPDLETRVAILRKKVRAEHIVIADDDVLMLIASRVPSNIRELEGCLTRVVAYSSFTRRPITVDLAREVLKDIPETTSTPITVDMILHAVAHETGVSVLDIIGDKRSRNVVESRHLAMYLARELTDASLPKIGEHFGGRDHTTVLHAVEKISKLMRHDRGLYNRIQSLIARLKSS; encoded by the coding sequence ATGAACAACGATCCTGTCTGGCAAGAGGCTCTACAGGTCATCGCACAAGAAGTCAATGAGCGTGCCTTCCGCATGTGGTTCCAGTCTGCGGTTGGTCTTGGTATTTCCGATGGCTCGTACTGCGTCGGGGTGGGTTCGGAGTTTGCGCGCGACTGGATCGAGGGAAGGTTTCGGTCCCTCATTGAGGACGCAATTGCGGAGGTGTTGGGCGAGACCGTCCCTGTTAAGATCGTCGTGGTGCCCGCGCTTTCGCATAATGGCAACGGACATGCCCCAGCTGGCGCTGCCCACAGCCCTGTAGAAACACATACCGCCACCTACCGTGAGTATGGCGCCGGGACACCCCTTGGCGGCGCAGCTGGTGTCCGCGATGGGGCCGCTGACTTCTCCATCCCCACTACCCCATCTTCTTCACCAGGGGCTCAGCCTATGGCTGGACACACCGGCTTGCCCGGACAGTCTCCCACCGGGCTTAGCCGCAAATACACCTTCGATACCTTTGTCGTCGGGCCTTCGAACCGTTTTGCGCACGCAGCAGCCTTAGCGGCAGCTGAGAGCCCGGGCACCCAATATAACCCCCTCTTCATCTATGGAGGCGTGGGACTGGGAAAAACCCACCTCCTCCAGGCTATTGGCAACTACGTTGTCGACAACCACCCCGGGCTCAAGGTACGCTACCTCACCCTTGAGACGTTTACTAACGACTTCATCAACTCTCTCCGCGATGACACCATCGAGGGGTTTAAAGCCCGGTATCGCACTGTTGACGTCCTCCTGCTCGACGACATTCAGTTCCTGCACAAGAAAGAACAAACTCAGGAGGAGTTCTTCCACACGTTTAACGCTCTCTACGACGCTCAAAAGCAAATCGTCATAACCTCCGACCGTCACCCAAAGGCTCTAGACACCGTAGAAGACCGCCTAGTCTCGCGTTTTGAGTGGGGCCTTATTACAGATATCCAGCCTCCTGACCTGGAGACCCGGGTCGCTATCCTCCGCAAGAAAGTACGAGCAGAGCACATTGTCATCGCCGACGATGACGTCCTGATGCTCATTGCCTCACGCGTCCCTAGTAACATCCGAGAGCTCGAGGGATGCCTCACCCGAGTGGTCGCCTACTCGTCGTTTACACGCCGACCGATAACCGTCGACCTTGCCCGTGAGGTCCTCAAAGACATCCCTGAGACGACCTCAACCCCAATCACGGTGGACATGATCCTCCACGCTGTAGCTCACGAGACTGGAGTGTCGGTACTCGACATCATCGGGGATAAAAGGTCTCGCAATGTCGTAGAAAGCCGCCACCTTGCCATGTACCTAGCCCGTGAGCTGACCGACGCCAGCCTTCCCAAAATCGGTGAGCACTTCGGCGGACGAGACCACACCACCGTCCTTCACGCGGTAGAGAAGATATCCAAGCTAATGCGTCACGACCGCGGCCTATACAACCGCATCCAGAGCCTTATCGCTCGGCTTAAGAGCAGCTAA
- the rpmH gene encoding 50S ribosomal protein L34, with the protein MKRTYQPNKRKRKKTHGFRVRMRTRAGRAIIKRRRAKGRKRLSA; encoded by the coding sequence GTGAAGAGGACCTATCAGCCAAATAAGCGCAAGCGGAAGAAGACGCACGGATTCCGGGTGCGGATGCGTACCCGCGCGGGGCGGGCTATTATCAAGCGCCGTAGGGCCAAGGGGCGCAAGCGTCTGTCAGCGTAG
- a CDS encoding protein jag has product MELAVQRALAELDFAPGELSEDQYEVTVIIPPEEGFLGVGGVDAVVEVTLIGDEFDTYEPEEEEGLLSEQEETEEETGPETPEAGYVRSFLARVLQEMGVGARVRTTETPECIRAEIIGEDLGVVIGRRGQTLDALEYLAGMALATKGGKHKRVELDAEGYKERRRRQVERLALRKAEEAVKRGKPVQLPPMSSAERKIVHLTLRDRKDVTTASHGREPNRAVIISPVK; this is encoded by the coding sequence GTGGAGCTGGCGGTTCAGAGAGCTCTGGCGGAGCTTGATTTTGCTCCGGGTGAGCTAAGCGAAGACCAGTATGAGGTGACCGTCATTATTCCGCCCGAAGAGGGCTTCTTGGGGGTAGGCGGGGTGGACGCGGTTGTTGAGGTCACTCTGATCGGAGATGAATTCGACACCTACGAGCCCGAAGAAGAGGAAGGCCTCTTGAGCGAGCAAGAAGAAACCGAGGAGGAGACCGGGCCCGAGACTCCGGAGGCTGGCTACGTGCGTAGTTTTCTCGCTCGAGTGCTGCAAGAAATGGGAGTGGGGGCGCGTGTGCGGACGACGGAAACGCCGGAGTGCATCCGGGCTGAGATCATCGGTGAAGATTTAGGGGTGGTGATCGGGCGTCGGGGGCAGACGTTGGACGCCCTCGAGTACCTAGCGGGGATGGCTCTTGCCACTAAAGGCGGCAAGCATAAGCGCGTTGAGCTGGATGCCGAAGGGTACAAAGAGCGGCGCCGTCGTCAGGTGGAGCGTCTTGCCCTGCGTAAGGCGGAAGAGGCAGTAAAGCGCGGGAAGCCGGTGCAGTTGCCGCCGATGAGCTCGGCCGAGCGCAAAATCGTACACCTCACTTTGCGCGACCGGAAGGATGTAACAACTGCCAGCCACGGCCGGGAGCCGAACCGGGCAGTGATAATCTCGCCGGTAAAGTAG
- a CDS encoding ATP-binding protein gives MARTRGLASDHGSSLGASSSASRADLRGASRSGGSQAHRPGIEPIPPDLPRIAVYTEPTAAPRILSPDPSLVTEARTLELLDWLSRTAYNAALEQGTRIPPQVFRELVDNLVHADFRRVVITILDGGNTLRISDGGPGIADKEAALRPGFTSADAAAKQFIRGVGSGLSIVQEIVAALMGTLKVEDNLGGGTVITVRVPSGEQVPLAPTSPPSYNLSQRQLKTLLLVMELGPVGPTRIAEELGVSTSTAYRDLVSLEELGLVAAEASGRRSLTDAAMAYLDTVL, from the coding sequence ATGGCGCGCACTAGAGGACTTGCATCCGACCACGGCTCATCTCTCGGCGCCTCGTCCAGTGCGTCCCGCGCTGATCTGCGCGGCGCTTCTCGCTCTGGTGGGAGTCAAGCGCATCGCCCTGGCATCGAGCCCATTCCTCCTGACCTGCCCCGGATTGCCGTCTACACTGAGCCAACCGCGGCGCCCCGCATCCTCTCGCCAGACCCGTCACTGGTCACCGAAGCCCGTACACTCGAGCTCCTCGATTGGCTCAGTCGCACGGCTTACAACGCGGCGCTAGAGCAGGGCACCCGCATCCCGCCTCAAGTCTTCCGAGAGCTAGTAGACAATCTGGTCCATGCCGACTTCAGACGCGTGGTAATCACTATCCTCGACGGCGGCAACACGCTACGAATCAGCGACGGCGGCCCCGGCATCGCAGATAAAGAGGCGGCACTTCGTCCCGGCTTCACGTCGGCAGACGCCGCAGCCAAACAGTTTATCCGCGGTGTAGGCTCCGGACTCTCTATAGTCCAGGAAATCGTCGCTGCCCTCATGGGAACTCTCAAAGTGGAGGACAATCTGGGGGGCGGTACAGTGATCACGGTGCGGGTCCCCTCGGGCGAGCAGGTTCCCCTCGCTCCTACTTCTCCTCCGTCCTATAATCTTTCTCAGCGCCAGCTCAAGACCTTGCTGTTGGTAATGGAGCTCGGCCCAGTAGGTCCGACGCGCATTGCAGAAGAACTGGGCGTATCGACATCCACTGCCTACAGAGACCTCGTGTCTCTCGAAGAACTAGGCCTAGTGGCTGCTGAGGCTTCCGGCCGCCGCTCTCTCACCGACGCGGCCATGGCATACTTGGACACCGTGCTGTAG
- a CDS encoding FAD-dependent oxidoreductase: MSERVLVVGAGISGCACAAKLAACGVPVTLVSSSLDVMGQPSFGAVVPVPAGDWRKVTQVLGELPAPLREVWLVSCLAPAVDEADGFGDFFCIDGRMLSIETKRALEQMQGIQLRQGLVRDFRIEGEAGLRRLVVAETAFGEVLTAKALVLAVGLGLGGTVTVGTWMQPGGRYGETPGEGLRAALESLGVKVTDTEVAVGPRLSFQAGVRLLREEQSSCSEGDKCDRVGRRVSLVPLGERLVEGGALGPAKWQRAVQWPREYPRALHWDDEARREVAQALVVLGRNGVGRCSNCESGYFDSSNSQSSNRKGEGAPMLTPDGIATGEWYADAEGLLEAKLAEGLESWCWQSRPGYTVSGGVVQGLTGAGRVVSGRGDLLPVWVTGRAAGACGYLESLSSGMQTAEEVAAQAGRLGLSLDASDPGVMRGRE, encoded by the coding sequence GTGAGCGAGCGTGTGCTAGTGGTGGGTGCAGGCATTTCTGGCTGCGCGTGTGCAGCGAAGCTGGCCGCGTGTGGCGTGCCCGTGACATTGGTTAGCAGCTCGCTCGATGTAATGGGGCAGCCGAGTTTTGGGGCCGTGGTGCCAGTGCCGGCGGGCGACTGGAGGAAAGTGACGCAGGTGCTCGGCGAGCTCCCGGCGCCTTTGCGGGAAGTATGGCTCGTGAGTTGCCTTGCTCCGGCTGTGGACGAAGCTGACGGGTTTGGCGACTTCTTCTGCATCGACGGGCGGATGCTTAGTATCGAGACCAAGCGCGCGCTTGAGCAAATGCAGGGTATTCAGCTTCGTCAGGGATTGGTGCGCGATTTTCGTATCGAAGGCGAGGCAGGGCTGCGCAGGCTGGTTGTCGCGGAAACCGCCTTTGGCGAAGTTCTTACGGCGAAGGCCCTCGTGTTGGCGGTGGGCTTGGGTCTCGGGGGGACAGTCACTGTGGGAACGTGGATGCAGCCTGGGGGCCGATATGGGGAAACCCCAGGCGAGGGGCTCCGGGCAGCGCTGGAGAGCCTGGGCGTCAAGGTGACTGATACGGAGGTAGCGGTTGGTCCGCGGCTGAGTTTCCAGGCGGGGGTCAGGCTACTCCGGGAAGAACAATCCTCCTGCAGCGAAGGTGACAAGTGCGACCGGGTTGGCCGCCGAGTAAGCCTGGTTCCCTTGGGAGAGCGTCTTGTTGAGGGCGGCGCGCTGGGTCCGGCGAAATGGCAAAGAGCGGTGCAGTGGCCGCGGGAATATCCCCGAGCTTTACATTGGGACGACGAAGCTAGGCGGGAGGTGGCACAGGCTCTGGTGGTGCTAGGGCGCAACGGTGTGGGGAGGTGCAGCAACTGCGAGAGTGGCTACTTTGACAGCAGCAACTCTCAGAGCAGTAACCGCAAGGGCGAGGGAGCACCGATGCTGACCCCCGATGGCATCGCTACTGGGGAGTGGTACGCAGATGCAGAGGGTCTTCTGGAAGCGAAGCTTGCCGAAGGGCTCGAGTCGTGGTGCTGGCAGAGTCGTCCGGGATACACAGTTTCGGGGGGCGTGGTGCAAGGCTTGACGGGAGCCGGGCGGGTTGTGTCGGGCCGAGGAGACCTGCTTCCTGTCTGGGTGACGGGTAGAGCCGCCGGAGCCTGTGGATACTTGGAGAGCTTGTCATCGGGCATGCAAACAGCAGAAGAAGTGGCGGCTCAGGCGGGGAGGCTTGGTCTCAGTTTGGACGCAAGTGACCCGGGCGTGATGCGCGGGCGAGAGTGA
- a CDS encoding 16S rRNA (guanine(527)-N(7))-methyltransferase RsmG produces the protein MYASLGIPPEARAKLALLGDLLLGAGFNVTGIRDAQEIEEKHFLDSLSLLGLPAVKEASFLVDIGSGGGLPALVLALALPMLEVTALEAQRKKCEHISRAATVLGLTNVKVVWARAEEFGRGPSQVNQPSQTNQPSQTKQHSRAKQGRPGGERPGGEGRDRRGGEGRDRYDVAVSRALASLPVVAEYSIPLLKVGGTMVAMKGQISDQEWRQAENALAILGAGKLTAVQLESFPGAQNRWVYLATKVKPTPDAYPRRVGVPTKRPLGG, from the coding sequence TTGTATGCGTCTTTGGGGATTCCCCCTGAGGCTCGGGCGAAGCTGGCTCTCCTGGGGGATCTCTTACTGGGAGCTGGCTTCAACGTAACCGGAATCCGCGATGCCCAGGAAATAGAAGAAAAGCATTTCTTAGATTCACTCTCTTTGCTTGGACTCCCCGCCGTGAAAGAGGCCTCCTTTCTCGTCGACATTGGCTCGGGTGGAGGTCTCCCAGCGCTAGTGCTCGCTTTGGCGCTACCAATGTTGGAAGTTACGGCGCTTGAGGCGCAAAGGAAAAAGTGCGAGCACATAAGTCGGGCGGCGACAGTTCTGGGTTTGACCAACGTGAAAGTCGTCTGGGCGCGTGCCGAGGAATTCGGGCGAGGACCCAGCCAAGTTAACCAACCAAGCCAAACTAACCAACCCAGTCAAACAAAGCAACATAGCCGGGCTAAACAAGGAAGACCGGGCGGCGAAAGACCGGGCGGCGAGGGCCGCGATAGGCGGGGCGGCGAGGGCCGCGACAGATACGATGTGGCGGTCTCGCGAGCTTTGGCCTCGCTGCCAGTCGTGGCGGAGTACTCGATACCGTTGCTAAAGGTCGGTGGCACAATGGTGGCTATGAAAGGCCAGATCTCCGACCAAGAGTGGAGGCAAGCGGAGAACGCTCTCGCTATACTTGGCGCAGGGAAGCTCACTGCCGTCCAGCTCGAATCTTTCCCGGGGGCGCAGAACCGTTGGGTCTATCTGGCGACAAAGGTAAAGCCTACTCCGGATGCTTACCCCCGTCGGGTAGGGGTCCCGACGAAGCGGCCCTTGGGGGGATGA